GATGGGAGATCTGATATCTCTTGGTATCATGCCTATCGGTGGCCATTTAGAGTCGATTAAGGGTACCCTCGTAGAGGATAAAGCTAAGGAAGTACAGGACGTTGGATTCCCAATTAGTGTGGAGAAATCATTGTCTCTCGAACCGGATTTAATTATTTTTGGAAATGCAGATGAGAAACAATACGAACAAATTTCTAAGGTCGCACCAACTGTGACGTTTGACACTTTCGCCTCAATAGAGGATCGCATGCGTATACTAGGTGATCTTCTTGGCAAAAAGCAAGAAGCTGAGGACTGGATCACCGCGAACACACTGAAAACAAAAGAAATGTGGACGAAGCTTCAGGAGGATGGGATGAAACCTGGAGAGACAGCTACTGTATTCACCATGTATCCTGGTAACCGTTTATTTGTAATGGCGGGAGCGGGCCTTCCCCAATTTTTGTATGGTCCCGATGGTTTTAAGGCAATGCCTAAAATTCAAGAACTTATTAAAGATGGCGTAGGATTTGTGGAAATCTCCGCAGAGGTTATGTCTGAATATGCCGGAGATCGAATTTTCATTCTGGATCCAGTACCCCCAGAAGCCAAGCAATCAACAGCAGAACTTATCAAAAGTCCGCTTTGGCTTAACCTTCCCGCAGTTAAGAATGGACAGGTGTATACCTTTGATATTCTAAAAGCCTCAAGCGATGCGACCTCACGAGAATGGTTACTGAGCGAGCTGCCTAAGGTGTTGGCAAAGTAAGTCTGGTATGATGCAAATAACATACGATACAAGAGGTTTTTCAACAAATTGTTGAAAAGCCTCTTTGTATTTACTATAATACAATAGATGAGAATCATTATCACTATAGAAAAAGGGGGTATACCTATGCTTCAAGACACAACGTCATCTGCACCGCTGCGTTCTTTGCTATTTCATCTTTCTGACGTTGAACTCCTTACCCGATCAGCAAGACAAATCGTCGAAGAAGAAGCCCCCCCTTGTTATACCCTTTTAATCTTCACGAACGGAACAGGCCGACTTTACATAGATAACCAACCATTTCTTTTCTCTCCTGACCACTGCTACCTGCTTTCTCCAGGAACTTCTCTTCAAATCGAGAATGGAACCGATACCGTAGTTTGCTTTTACCGGATCACCTTCACTGTCATTCAAGCTAGGGATCAACAACAAGTTTTATATACTGAGGATATTTTCCCAAATCGATATGAACTGAGGGTCTATCCGCTCTCCCGTCTGATCCGACTTACCGAACAACTGTATGCTGGAAGACTGGGTAAAGGCGATATGGAATGGTTTAAACAACATCTGCATTTTCAAGAATTAATAGGTTTTCTGCTCGAACATAATCTGCATTCCGATCCATCCCTTAGTCTGACGCAATCAGTCGAGAATACCATCCATTATTTAAATCATAACTTTATGGATAGCATCACGGTCAAACAGCTTGTGCAATTAGCCAACGTGCCCCATTGGCAGTATACATCCATTTTTCAAGAACTAACTGGAAAGAAACCTCTCGACTACTTAACAGAGCTACGTATTAACCGTTCTAAAGAATGGCTAGCGATTTCAAACGCGCCCCTACGAGATATTGCCCATAGAGTAGGATTTGCTGATGAGTATTACTTCAATCGTCGTTTTCGTCAAACCACAGGGGTCACACCTAGGCAATATGCGATATCCATGCGTCAGAGAGTCCTCGTCAAAGATTGGACAGGGCATGAGGTCCATATCCCCTTACAACCCCTCCGTATCATTTACTATGGGGAAACTATCGGAGACTTGGTGACTCTCGGTATACACCCGATTGGCGGAAACATACCAAACCCCGAGAACAGATTGTATAAAGATCCGACAACAATCATTCATGATGTTGGGTTTCCATTCAATACAGAAAGAGCTTCTGCGCTGGAGCCTGATTTGATTATTTTTGCTAATTCTGATGAACGCCAATATGAACAAATCTCCAAAATTGCTCCTACAATAACCTATAATTCATGGGCAACACTAGAAGAACGTATGCACATCCTTGGAGATTGGTTTGGCAAGAAAAGAGAAGCAGAACAATGGCTCGTTCATCATCATAACAAAACAAAAACGATGTGGCAGCAGCTTCAGTCCAGTATAAATGCCGGAGAAACCGCCTCCGTCTTTACGTATGATCACGGCGAACGCTTATTTGTCATGGGAGTCACAGGCTTCTCTACAGCACTCTATCATCCACTTGGCTTCCGACCCGTATCCAAGATTCAGGACATCTTAGATGCAGGTCAAGGATATAAGGAAATACAGGAGAGCTCACTGCCCCAGTACGCCGGTGACCGAATCTTCATGCTACTTCCGGAGAATAAGATTTCAAGGCGAGCGGCAGAAGACATGATGAATAGCACGCTTTGGCAGAGCCTACCTGCTGTCCAGAGTGGACATGTTTACATGGCCGAGGAAGCGAAATGGAACTTCGGAGATGCGTTTACGCGAGACAAGTTGCTCGAAATGCTACCTGAACTTCTACAGGGTTTTTGACAACAGGGATTGTTAATCAAGTCATAAGCATTTGATAAGTGAGCAAAAAAACCTTCAAATCCACTAACAAAATGGGGTTGGAGGTTCATTTTTGCTTTTATTCATTGTTATACAGCTTTTATCTCAAGCAATTCATATTTAAGTACTCCCATAGGTGCATTCACACTAATGATATTACCTACTTCTTTACCTAACAATTCCTTGCCTAAAGGACTCTCATAGGATATTTTATTATCCAATACATCTGCCTCGGCAGTACCTACAATCCGGTACTCTATTTTTTCGGAATATTCAATATCATTGAGAACTACAATACAACCTATACTCACTTTGGATAAGTTCAGACTATCTGCGCTAACTACCTGAGCCTTCGTGATCATTTTTTCCAGGATCATTATTCTTGTTTCCATAAAGGATTGGTCATTCTTCGCCGAATGATATTCACTATTTTCCTTTAAATCTCCGTAGCTAATAGCCAATTTGAGCCGCTCTGCTAATTCCTTACGTTTTACTGTTTTAAGATCCTTGAGTTCATGCTCTAATTTAGCTAATCCCTCTTCTGTCAAAATCACTTCATCATTATTAGACATCTTTACAACCCCCACTTTACTTTCGTTCTTCAATTCTAACCTATATCAAGCTTAAAAAAAACAGTAAGCCAAAGTGATTCATTATCTTTGGCTTACTGTTTTCTCTTGTACCCAACTTCAAATCATGCTTTAAGTGAAAAGATTCTTCTTAATATGCCAAGCTGTACAGCGCCTTAATATGTGACAAGTAACGAATGTTACTGGCTTCTTTCATAAGAGAAGCTGGCATTCCTTTAAGTGGCGTTCCATTAGCTCCTACAGTTGCAACAGCATCTTTACGACCCAAGCTTGCAAGTGTTCCAGAGTCTATTGGAGCAAATGATTCAAAGGATTTGTTATTAAGCTTAGCGAATAGATTGTAACCCACAAGCTCGCCCATTTGCCAAGCAATCTGAGCCGTTGGCGGATAAGGACGTCCTTCTGGACCAAAGAAAACAGCGCTATCGCCTACAACAAATACGTCTGGGTGAGAAATAGATTGAAGATGTTCATTAACGCTTGCACGTCCACGGTTCACTTCAAGTCCTGATTCACCGACTAGAGGATTTCCTTGTACTCCACCCGTCCAAACAAATGTATTGGTAACAATTTTTTGACCATCTTTCAGGTCAATCACATTTCCTTCAACATTGGTTACAGGGAGACCTGTTAAGAATTGAACCCCACGAGATTCCAAACTTTTCGTTGCACGTTCAATCAAATGATCCGGCAACACAGGAAGGATCTTAGGACCTGCTTCTACAAGTAACAATTTCACCGCTTTAGGATCTACACCATATTTCTTAGCAAGTGCAGACATTCCATCGGCAATTTCCCCAACTAACTCAACACCCGAAAGACCGCCACCACCAATGACAATCGTGCCATCAGCTTCATTATTCGTTTTGGAAAATTCCCGAATACGATCCTCAATATGTTTATGAATGTTGTTTGCATCTGCCGCAGATTTCAACACTAAGCTATTTTGCTCAAGTCCCGGAATACCGAAAAAGGCCGTTTGGCTTCCCAAACCGACAACAAGTGCATCATAAGTTAACTTGGAACCATCTGAAAGTTTCACTTCTTTATTGTCTACTGAGAAAGATTGAACCTTGCTGATTCTCAGATTAATGTCTTTCCCTTTGAATAACTTCTCTAATGGCATAGCAATAGCCTCTTCAGCAATATTACCAGCTGCAAGTCGGTGCAATTCTGTGATGATTTGGTGTGTTGGAGTCTGGTTTACAACAGTCACTTGTGCTTCAGCCTTAGTCAAATACTTGCGAAGACTCAAAGCCGTTAGAAGTCCGCCATAACCTGCACCTAATATAACAATATGTTTTGACATCGTGTATCCTCCGCTCTTACTAATTATTGTACGTGAACTATTTTTTGCTGCGTTCTTCACTGACTTGAAGATAAGCATTAACGAAACGGAACATCTTTTGCGCTTGTGGATCTTTAAGCATCTTTAACAGACCAAAAACACCGATCACTTCGTTGCTCGCTTCGGCACGATCCTTTGCTTCTATAACGGTTCCCGCAATGTTCTTCACGGAGTCTTTCACAGGTCCTACAATTTCTGTTATCGCTCCAACGGTATCACTTTTCAATACATCATCTGTAGCAACGGAATGAGCGAAATCATATGACTTCGTCATCACTTTGACGATTTCAGTCAATTTCGGTAACTGCTCTATCAGAGCCGATAGGGATTCCTGTACCTCAGGTTTTAATAACTGATCCAGTACATCATTGTGGCTTGCTGACAAGGCTTGTGGTTCTTGTTCAGACGTTGTCTGAGTAATTGATTCTGACATATCTAATTCTCCTTTACGATAAGCAACATTCGCTTCAGCTTTATATTTGATAGATTATCAATGCACTTGGATTAATAACCCGTCATTTCATAAAATAATCACTAAGCTTGGAACTTAATGTGATTATGGTTCATGAGTCTAACTAACAATAAAAATTTAAAATCTTTACTTAATCATACGACTAACCTCGGATATTATCAATTACCTTTTCTATGAATTGACCCTTAATTTCCGTATATTAACAATAATCAGAAGATTGTTTCATTAATTTTCACAAATAGCACTGAAATTATGCTTAATGTCATTTTAAATTAAAAAAACTGGCCGAACAAAATGATTGTTCGTCCAGATTAATACTTGTTAAATGAATGTGATTAATTTTTCTTCTTTTGGAATAATAACAAGTGAAGTCTTCGAGCAAACAACATAAAAAGGAGAATATTCCATGACAGATACAAGCAGGCAAGAAATTGTGGAAAGTGTTCCACAAACGGGTTTCTTCGGACACCCTAAGGGACTATTCACCCTTTTCTTCACAGAGTTCTGGGAACGCTTCTCATATTATGGAATGAGAGCCATTCTTGTTTACTATATGTACTATGAGGTATCACAAGGCGGATTGGGCTTGGACGAAAGCACAGCTCTGGCAATTATGTCGATCTACGGCTCACTGGTCTATATGTCCGGAATTATTGGCGGGTGGCTGGCCGATAGAATATTTGGAACTTCCAAATCTATATTCTACGGTGGCATATTGATTATGCTGGGGCATATTATTTTATCCATACCTGGAAGCATAACCATGTTCTTTGTTTCTATGGTTCTAATCGTCATTGGTACAGGATTACTGAAACCTAATGTATCCAGTGCCGTAGGTGAAATTTACAGTCCAGAGGATGTTCGCCGGGATGCAGGATTTAGCATCTTCTATATGGGAATTAACCTCGGTGGATTTCTTGCTCCTTTAATTGTAGGAACCATAGGCATGAAACAAAACAATTTTCACTTGGGTTTTTTAGTTGCTGCTGTCGGTATGTTTCTAGGATTGTTCGTATTTGTCATGACCAAGAAGAAAAGCCTAGGTCTTGCTGGTACCATTATAGCCAATCCTCTATCATCATCTGAAAAGAAAAGGGTCTATGCCTTTATGGGTCTGGGCGCCATTCTTATCGCTGCTTTGATTGCTATTACCATTCCAATGGGGATTCTTACATTCGATACCTTTATTGCTCTTGTAGGAATATTGGGGATTGTCATTCCGGCTCTATACTTTATTGTCATGTATCGGAGTCCTAAAACAACAATAGTAGAGCGCTCAAGACTCATTGCTTATATTCCGCTATTCCTTGCTTCTGTTATGTTCTGGGCCATTCAAGAACAGGGATCAACCATTCTCGCCAATTATGCGGACAAGCGAACACAGTTAGATTTTGCAGGAATTCATCTTTCACCTGCTTGGTTCCAATCGTTGAATCCATTATTTATTATTCTTTTGGCGCCTTTGTTTGCATGGGTTTGGGTAAAACTCGGAGTTCGTCAGCCGTCAGTCCCTACCAAATTCTCTTTGGGATTATTATTCGCTGGCTTATCATTTCTCGTTATCCTGTTACCCGCTTACTTTGGCGGAAGTCAGTCATTAGTTAACCCCTTATGGCTCGTTCTTAGTTACTTCATTGTCGTGATTGGGGAGTTACTTTTATCACCTGTAGGACTATCCGTAACTACCAAATTAGCGCCTGTTGCCTTCTCAGCCCAAACGATGAGTCTATGGTTCTTATCTAATGCTGCTGCTCAAGCCATCAATGCGCAGATTGTTAAATTCTATACACCTGATACCGAAATGCTTTACTTTGGTGTGATCGGAGGAGTAGCGATTCTCCTAAGTATCCTCCTTTTCATGCTTTCCCCGAAAATTCAAGGGTATATGAAAGGTGTACGATGAGTGCGATGACCGCTACGATCTGCATCATCCATTGTTTTGTGAAACGCTAATCATGATAAGGGCCTAACTTATAAAAAACCTCTGGCAAGATGTGATGGTAGTTCATTCACATAGCCAGAGGTTTTTTTAATTAAGTATGGTTCAGATATTTTTATCTCTCACCCTAATGCAAATCGGTCTTGATCCGAGATATCATCTTCCGATTGTTTTTTGATTTGTTTGCTTCTTAACTGACCACAAGCGGCATCAATATCTGCCCCATGTTCAAGGCGAACCGTACAGTTAATGTCTTGCTTTTTCAACGTATCATAGAATGCCAGAATGGATTCCTGATCGCTTCTCTGATATTGGCTATGCTCATCTACCGGATTGTACGGGATTAGATTAACACTACAGAGGTTTTGCTTATCTCTAATCAGCTCAGCAAGTTCTAGGGCATGCTCCTTGCGGTCATTTACATCCTTCAGCAGAATGTATTCGAACATAATTCTCCGATTCGTCTTGGCCAAATAGTAATCGACGGCCTTCATTAATTTTTCTATTGGAAAAGCACGATTAATGACCATGATCTGTGTCCGAAGTTCATTATTAGGCGCATGTAATGAAATAGCCAAATTAACCTGCAAATCTGCATCGGTAAATTCAATGATTTTATCAGGAAGGCCACTAGTCGATACCGTGATACGCTTCGCACCAATTGCTAAACCTTTCTGATCTTTAATAACTTGCAAGAAATCTACAAGATTCTTGAAATTATCGAATGGTTCACCAATTCCCATGACTACAACATGACTTACTCTTTCATCTTGCTCCGCTTGGTCCAAATGCTGCTGGGCTTTGATAATTTGCTCAACAATTTCACCACTCGTTAAATCACGACTTTTCTTAATTAACCCACTTGCACAGAAACTACACCCAATGTTACAACCTACTTGCGTAGTGACACACACGGCCAACCCATATTTCTGTCTCATTAATACCGTTTCTATCAGGTTGCCATCCTTTAATTTAAACAAAAACTTTATCGTTCCATCTGCCGATTCTTGCTTAACATGCTCTGTTAAGGTCTGAATGACAAAGTGATCTGCTAATAATTGCACACACTCTTTATTGACATCAGTCATTTCAGCGAAGTCGGTTACCCGCTTCCGATATAGCCAATCCCATACTTGTGCTGCGCGAAACTTTCTATGCTCATGCTCTAATAGCCATGCTGTCAGTTGTTCAAACGTCAATCCATAAATGGATTCCTTATTCATACATTACCCTCTTTTCAAAACTATAAAGTTCAATAATATTCTACTTAAACAGCCGAAGCCAAGCATCCGATTATATTGTCCCAAATTTTTTATATTAAAACAAGGGGAGTTAAATGGTTTTCCGTACAGAACCTGTAGCACAAACAAGAAGAAACGGCTTCGCCGTCCTTAAAGGATGGTAACCGTTTCTCGTAGAAATATACGCAACGTATAGTGAAAACTTCATACTTTCTTATAATTTAAAAGAGCACCCTCTCAGGTGCCCTTCATGACCGCGACATATAACTATCTAAACTGGTTAGGAAACTGCTTAATAATTCCTTTCGCAAGGACATCTGCGAACATAATCATATGCTCTTCCCCTTTGTCGAAGGCAACAACATAGGCATCCCAGTCTTTGTTAATCCTTGCCATAAGAGCATCTGTAACGAATTGCAAATGCACATAAAACATATCCCTTAATTCTTTATTGGACCAGTTGGGGTTAGCACTACTGAGAAACTGAGCAATATCATCAGCATTCCTATGCCACTCTTTATTATACTTTTCTACATCCTTCTGATTTCCAGCCTTTGCTGCATCCACAATTTTACCTGCAATCAGAATATGCTCTCGTAGTAGCTCAGCTAGCTTATTCCCTGCTGCCTCACCATAATAGGGCTTGATTGCATTTCCAATATCCTGTTGGTTTCGCAATAGCCTTGCCAACACTTTTTGTTGATCCTCCATGCCTGCAACGGCACTTACAATGTAATTTGTCGTCCATACAACATGATCAATCCACAGCTTCCTCAAATCACTCTTAAGTTTTACTTGAGATGGGCTTACACATTCCTTTTCCATATGGAATTGTTCGCCTTGCTTGCTTTGTGTTGCCTCGGCTTGTATGGGTGTCACACTAAACGCAAGCACTAGAGACATACATAACAGTGTCAACTTAGATGATATGCTTTTCATTTATACCTTCTCCTTAATGATGGATTGAACATTCCTGATTATTATGGACTGTTAAATTCAAATCATGCAGAAGGAGGTTGGATTCCTATGATGATGAAGAAAATGGCAGATAAAGTATTGACCTACCTTACTCCTCTATCCAATGCTTGTATAATACCTGAGTTCCCTTATCCTCATACCCCTTATCAGCTAGTTCTTTGTACAAAGATTCTGACAAAGCCAGTGCCGGAGTATCAAGACCCATATCTTTCGCTGCCGCAAGCGCAATCCCCATGTCTTTAATAAAGTGCTTCACATAGAAACCAGGTTCATCATTACCAGCGATTATACGTGGGCCAAGGTTAGTAAGAGACCAGCTTCCCGCAGCTCCGCTCTCAATGCTCTTTAAGACCGTATTAGCATCAAGTCCTGACGTTTTGGCATAAGCCAAAGCTTCACATACACCCATCATGTTCGAAGCGATTGCAATTTGGTTACACATTTTGGTATGTTGCCCCGCACCGGCTTTGCCCTGAAGGACGATGTTCGCCCCCATCAATTCGAACAAAGGACGCACCGCTTCAAAGTCAGCCTCATCTCCGCCAACCATAATGGACAGCATCCCTCCCTTTGCGCCGACATCGCCACCGGATACCGGTGCATCAAGGGCATGTATCCCTTTAATCGCGGATGCCTCATAGATGTGCTCAGCAAGCTGTGGGTTGGAAGTGGTCATGTCAATGAGGTAGGCACCCGACTTAGCATTAGCCACCAATCCATCTGCACCCAGATAAATTTCTTCCACATCTTTCGGATAACCTACAATGGTGATCACGACATCACAAGCCTCAGCTAGCTTAGCCGCCGTGTCATGCCATACGGCTCCATCCTTGACCAATTCCTCAGCCTTAGAAGCCGTACGGGTATATACATGCAGTGGATAACCCGCCTTTTGAATATGCATGGCCATACTTTTCCCCATGACGCCAGTACCGATAAAACCTACTACCGTATTCTCAGGTGTTAGTGACATTAGCCAGTCCTCCTTGTATATGCTTGTAGCTCTTCTCTATTATACTTCTTTTTCATACCCATCATCTGCAGAGTAGCAGTTCAATATATTTTCAAAGAAAAGTAGACCTCTCTTCCACATCATGGTACATTCTCGGTAGTATTCCTCATTGCTATCGGGGGAAACCCAAAAAAATTAATGGAGATATCTAAAATGAAAAAACGAGTATTAAAAGTGGTTGGTTCGATTGTTATAGCGGCTAGCCTAATTGTCGGAGGGTTCTTACTCTATATTACATTTACAGATTATAAACCCGAGGAAATCGTGGAGCTGGCTATAGACAACAATAACGAACGTGTTCTACAGCACAATGAACCTTTTACCATTACAACATTCAATATCGGCTATGCTGGTCTAGATAAAGATCAGGATTTCTTCATGGATGGCGGGAAGATGTCCCGTTCCAGTAGTGAAGAACAAACGAAGGCCAATCTGAAGGCCATAGCCTCTTTTATGACAAGCTTACGTTCGGACTTATTCATTCTACAGGAGGTAGATATCCGTTCTTCACGGAGCTATCATGTGGATGAGGTCGCATACTTCTCAAGGGAATTATCGGAGTACAGTCATGTATTTGCCACAAACTACAAGGTGCCATGGGTGCCCGTTCCTATCCTTGATCCTATGGGTTCCGCAGACAGTGGATTATTCACCTTATCCAGGTTCACAAGCACAGATCATTACCGATATAATCTACCGGGAAAAGAATCTTGGCCACGTCAACAACTCGATTTGGACCGCGCCTTTATTGAAAGCAGGTTTCCCGTCGACAACGGTAAAGAGCTTGTTCTAATCAATCTTCATCTATCTGCCTTTGACCATGGTGGAGCCATTCGCAAGCAGCAATTAGACTTCTTATCTGCCTATATTAAGAAAGAGAATGACAAGGGCAACTACCTGATTCTAGGCGGTGACTGGAACCATGCCCTTCCGGGTACAGATCCCCAAGCATTTGCAACCACCCAAGCATGGCCTGAGTGGCTACAGAAGTTCCCGAGCGATTTCAAGCCAGAAGGATTCAGCTGGGTTGTCGACCCTAATGTACCATCTGTGCGGACACTTGATGTTCCCTACTCGCAAGGCATTAATTTCAGAGCGGTTATCGATGGTTTTCTGATTTCACCGAACATTAAACTCAGCAGTGTGCAGGGCTATGAGTTATCCTTTGAACATAGCGATCATAATCCGGTAACCGCGCAGCTTATTCTGCAATAAGAGATCGTAATCGAGGCAACATTTCTACAGTGAATTATTTCTCTTATATATGCCTTTAATCTTACTTATATCGAACCCAATATAAAATAGAGTAAGAAGAAAAATGCGATGACGTACATCGTGATCGACACTTCCTTTTTTCGACCCGAAATCAGCTTCAGAATGGGGTAAGCAATGAAACCAAATGCAATCCCATTCGCAATACTAAAGGATAGTGGCATAATCGCCATCATCAAGTAAGCTGGAAAAGCTTCTGTAAAGTCACTGAAGGGAATTTCCTTGATACATTGGATCATCAAGCAACCAACAATAATGAGCACAGGAGCAATCGCACTATTCGGGATTACTTTGAACAGTGGAATGAGGAACAATGCTGGAATAAATAGAAGTCCCGTTGTAAACGAGGTTAGCCCCGTTCTTCCTCCTGCTGCAATACCTGTTCCAGACTCAGCAGCTGTCGTCGTGGGACTACAACCCAAAAGCCCTGCACTTATAACTGAAAAAGAATTGGCCTGAAATGACTTCCGAAACTTCGATTTATCTGGAAGCATCCCTAGTTGAGCTCCCATATTCTGAAAAATAATAACCATCGATAAAGAAAAAACAGCGGTCCAAAAATTAAGCGTACCTATACCGCTAAAATCTAAGGCAAAAAATAACTCGCCATACCCAGTAAAGGAGATACTAAAATCACGTAAGGTCGAAAAATCTACGATACCAAACAGCGTACCCATACCTGTTCCTGCGATAATCGCAATTAAGAAGCTCCCTTTCACATTCAGCATGAAAAGCGGCAACAGAACTAATAAGGTCAGTATAGTCGTTAAGGCATAAGGATCACTAAGATTCGCTAAGGTAACGAATGTACCTTTGCTTGCAACGATGATCCCCCCATTCTTTAATCCTAGAAAAGCAATAAATAAACCAATTCCAGCAGTCATTGCGTTAATCATAGACTTCGGGATCGAGCGCAATAAATAGTCGGCCCCTTTAGTTACCGTGGTTAAC
The nucleotide sequence above comes from Paenibacillus sp. IHBB 10380. Encoded proteins:
- a CDS encoding ABC transporter substrate-binding protein encodes the protein MKQTSKMIAILSMVVFMGAFMIACSSNSKGSNSPKEGNSSNTIQNSETTAQKPAEATAETSESTTRKFTDWTKHEVEVPVNPQRVIFHGETMGDLISLGIMPIGGHLESIKGTLVEDKAKEVQDVGFPISVEKSLSLEPDLIIFGNADEKQYEQISKVAPTVTFDTFASIEDRMRILGDLLGKKQEAEDWITANTLKTKEMWTKLQEDGMKPGETATVFTMYPGNRLFVMAGAGLPQFLYGPDGFKAMPKIQELIKDGVGFVEISAEVMSEYAGDRIFILDPVPPEAKQSTAELIKSPLWLNLPAVKNGQVYTFDILKASSDATSREWLLSELPKVLAK
- a CDS encoding AraC family transcriptional regulator, producing MLQDTTSSAPLRSLLFHLSDVELLTRSARQIVEEEAPPCYTLLIFTNGTGRLYIDNQPFLFSPDHCYLLSPGTSLQIENGTDTVVCFYRITFTVIQARDQQQVLYTEDIFPNRYELRVYPLSRLIRLTEQLYAGRLGKGDMEWFKQHLHFQELIGFLLEHNLHSDPSLSLTQSVENTIHYLNHNFMDSITVKQLVQLANVPHWQYTSIFQELTGKKPLDYLTELRINRSKEWLAISNAPLRDIAHRVGFADEYYFNRRFRQTTGVTPRQYAISMRQRVLVKDWTGHEVHIPLQPLRIIYYGETIGDLVTLGIHPIGGNIPNPENRLYKDPTTIIHDVGFPFNTERASALEPDLIIFANSDERQYEQISKIAPTITYNSWATLEERMHILGDWFGKKREAEQWLVHHHNKTKTMWQQLQSSINAGETASVFTYDHGERLFVMGVTGFSTALYHPLGFRPVSKIQDILDAGQGYKEIQESSLPQYAGDRIFMLLPENKISRRAAEDMMNSTLWQSLPAVQSGHVYMAEEAKWNFGDAFTRDKLLEMLPELLQGF
- the greA gene encoding transcription elongation factor GreA — encoded protein: MSNNDEVILTEEGLAKLEHELKDLKTVKRKELAERLKLAISYGDLKENSEYHSAKNDQSFMETRIMILEKMITKAQVVSADSLNLSKVSIGCIVVLNDIEYSEKIEYRIVGTAEADVLDNKISYESPLGKELLGKEVGNIISVNAPMGVLKYELLEIKAV
- a CDS encoding NAD(P)/FAD-dependent oxidoreductase — protein: MSKHIVILGAGYGGLLTALSLRKYLTKAEAQVTVVNQTPTHQIITELHRLAAGNIAEEAIAMPLEKLFKGKDINLRISKVQSFSVDNKEVKLSDGSKLTYDALVVGLGSQTAFFGIPGLEQNSLVLKSAADANNIHKHIEDRIREFSKTNNEADGTIVIGGGGLSGVELVGEIADGMSALAKKYGVDPKAVKLLLVEAGPKILPVLPDHLIERATKSLESRGVQFLTGLPVTNVEGNVIDLKDGQKIVTNTFVWTGGVQGNPLVGESGLEVNRGRASVNEHLQSISHPDVFVVGDSAVFFGPEGRPYPPTAQIAWQMGELVGYNLFAKLNNKSFESFAPIDSGTLASLGRKDAVATVGANGTPLKGMPASLMKEASNIRYLSHIKALYSLAY
- a CDS encoding DUF1641 domain-containing protein, translated to MSESITQTTSEQEPQALSASHNDVLDQLLKPEVQESLSALIEQLPKLTEIVKVMTKSYDFAHSVATDDVLKSDTVGAITEIVGPVKDSVKNIAGTVIEAKDRAEASNEVIGVFGLLKMLKDPQAQKMFRFVNAYLQVSEERSKK
- a CDS encoding peptide MFS transporter; the protein is MTDTSRQEIVESVPQTGFFGHPKGLFTLFFTEFWERFSYYGMRAILVYYMYYEVSQGGLGLDESTALAIMSIYGSLVYMSGIIGGWLADRIFGTSKSIFYGGILIMLGHIILSIPGSITMFFVSMVLIVIGTGLLKPNVSSAVGEIYSPEDVRRDAGFSIFYMGINLGGFLAPLIVGTIGMKQNNFHLGFLVAAVGMFLGLFVFVMTKKKSLGLAGTIIANPLSSSEKKRVYAFMGLGAILIAALIAITIPMGILTFDTFIALVGILGIVIPALYFIVMYRSPKTTIVERSRLIAYIPLFLASVMFWAIQEQGSTILANYADKRTQLDFAGIHLSPAWFQSLNPLFIILLAPLFAWVWVKLGVRQPSVPTKFSLGLLFAGLSFLVILLPAYFGGSQSLVNPLWLVLSYFIVVIGELLLSPVGLSVTTKLAPVAFSAQTMSLWFLSNAAAQAINAQIVKFYTPDTEMLYFGVIGGVAILLSILLFMLSPKIQGYMKGVR
- the rlmN gene encoding 23S rRNA (adenine(2503)-C(2))-methyltransferase RlmN; protein product: MNKESIYGLTFEQLTAWLLEHEHRKFRAAQVWDWLYRKRVTDFAEMTDVNKECVQLLADHFVIQTLTEHVKQESADGTIKFLFKLKDGNLIETVLMRQKYGLAVCVTTQVGCNIGCSFCASGLIKKSRDLTSGEIVEQIIKAQQHLDQAEQDERVSHVVVMGIGEPFDNFKNLVDFLQVIKDQKGLAIGAKRITVSTSGLPDKIIEFTDADLQVNLAISLHAPNNELRTQIMVINRAFPIEKLMKAVDYYLAKTNRRIMFEYILLKDVNDRKEHALELAELIRDKQNLCSVNLIPYNPVDEHSQYQRSDQESILAFYDTLKKQDINCTVRLEHGADIDAACGQLRSKQIKKQSEDDISDQDRFALG
- a CDS encoding NAD(P)-dependent oxidoreductase, which produces MYKEDWLMSLTPENTVVGFIGTGVMGKSMAMHIQKAGYPLHVYTRTASKAEELVKDGAVWHDTAAKLAEACDVVITIVGYPKDVEEIYLGADGLVANAKSGAYLIDMTTSNPQLAEHIYEASAIKGIHALDAPVSGGDVGAKGGMLSIMVGGDEADFEAVRPLFELMGANIVLQGKAGAGQHTKMCNQIAIASNMMGVCEALAYAKTSGLDANTVLKSIESGAAGSWSLTNLGPRIIAGNDEPGFYVKHFIKDMGIALAAAKDMGLDTPALALSESLYKELADKGYEDKGTQVLYKHWIEE
- a CDS encoding endonuclease/exonuclease/phosphatase family protein, whose amino-acid sequence is MKKRVLKVVGSIVIAASLIVGGFLLYITFTDYKPEEIVELAIDNNNERVLQHNEPFTITTFNIGYAGLDKDQDFFMDGGKMSRSSSEEQTKANLKAIASFMTSLRSDLFILQEVDIRSSRSYHVDEVAYFSRELSEYSHVFATNYKVPWVPVPILDPMGSADSGLFTLSRFTSTDHYRYNLPGKESWPRQQLDLDRAFIESRFPVDNGKELVLINLHLSAFDHGGAIRKQQLDFLSAYIKKENDKGNYLILGGDWNHALPGTDPQAFATTQAWPEWLQKFPSDFKPEGFSWVVDPNVPSVRTLDVPYSQGINFRAVIDGFLISPNIKLSSVQGYELSFEHSDHNPVTAQLILQ